A genomic segment from Tessaracoccus defluvii encodes:
- the ygfZ gene encoding CAF17-like 4Fe-4S cluster assembly/insertion protein YgfZ, protein MVVLVESGPDAGLPWHFGNPVAEARSLEKGDGVVDLGNREVVEIAGPERLSWLHAITSQHLEKLPVGESTTALILSPTGHIEHILYGVDDGESFLAWTEPGRGEQLARYLDMMRFAARVEVRRRDDLSVAWVGHTVAVDASWRRRDSDLGGLEVFVPQGAELQPTVGTWAFEAMRIAAGAPRIHVDTDHKTLPNEIGLVGVHLQKGCYRGQETVARVHNLGRPPRRLVQLLLDGSRSELPAAGAAVLHGDKEVGFVGSAARHHELGPVALALVKRNVPVEATLLVDGQAAAQEVLVDPDVGLHIRPQLG, encoded by the coding sequence ATGGTTGTCCTGGTTGAATCCGGTCCCGACGCGGGCCTGCCCTGGCACTTCGGCAACCCCGTCGCCGAGGCTCGCTCGCTCGAGAAGGGCGACGGTGTGGTCGACCTCGGGAACCGCGAGGTCGTCGAGATCGCCGGCCCGGAACGGCTGAGCTGGCTGCACGCGATCACCTCGCAGCACCTGGAGAAGCTGCCGGTGGGGGAGTCGACCACGGCGCTGATCCTCTCTCCCACGGGCCACATCGAGCACATCCTCTACGGCGTCGATGACGGGGAGAGTTTCCTCGCCTGGACGGAGCCCGGCCGGGGGGAGCAGTTGGCCCGCTACCTCGACATGATGCGGTTCGCCGCCCGGGTCGAGGTGCGGCGCCGCGACGACCTCTCCGTCGCCTGGGTCGGTCACACCGTCGCCGTCGACGCGTCGTGGCGGCGCCGGGACAGCGACCTGGGGGGCCTGGAGGTGTTCGTGCCGCAGGGCGCGGAGCTCCAACCCACCGTCGGCACGTGGGCCTTCGAGGCCATGCGGATCGCGGCCGGCGCACCGCGGATCCATGTGGACACCGACCACAAGACGCTGCCCAACGAGATCGGCCTCGTCGGGGTGCACCTGCAGAAGGGCTGCTACCGGGGCCAGGAGACCGTGGCCCGGGTCCACAACCTCGGACGGCCACCGCGTCGGCTCGTGCAGCTGCTGCTGGACGGCTCGCGCTCGGAGCTACCGGCGGCGGGAGCCGCTGTCCTGCACGGCGACAAGGAGGTGGGCTTCGTCGGGTCGGCGGCCCGCCACCACGAGCTCGGCCCTGTCGCGCTGGCGCTGGTCAAGCGGAACGTGCCGGTGGAGGCGACCCTGCTCGTCGACGGGCAGGCGGCCGCGCAGGAGGTGCTTGTGGACCCGGACGTCGGCCTGCACATCCGTCCGCAGCTGGGGTGA